ATAATATAAAGGAAGTTAAAATGCTGTAGATTCCTACTCCCAGATCAATCACGTATATGGTCAAATATACCTTAGTAAATAAAATTACCAGAACGGATGATAAGAGTAATACCCTAACGAACCATCTTTTATGATCCAATTCCTTTGTATTAATGAATTTAGTGGGATTACTCAAAGCCAAACATTAAATCAACTCGTCGATAGTTTAGTTGAAATAAAGCTGTTTATTACTTTTTTCATATTAGCTTCCTAGAATCGGTTATATAGGATTCTTATAGTACAAAGATAAGAAAAAGAAAGAGGATTGTTAAATGTTATTCTAAGGTAGTTTGTATGGTTTTCTAATTCCATCTCATTCTTTCATTTTCTCTGTCCTCTTTGGACGATTTTTTCCAATCTTTGTAGTGATTCCTACATAAATATACACGCTTTTTTGAATTATCAAAATCTAAATCTTGTGACATTTTTGCCTTTGCCAAACTCATCGATCTATCTGCAGACTCTTGGCAACCTAAAACGCTACAAGTAATTCCCTTCTCTACCTTTCCCATTAGAAAGCAAAAACCGTCGTAATATAATAAAGTTAATGGAGATTGAAATCAGCCTATAAAGTAAAGTATTGGGCAACTGGGTTATGTACAACTATCGCAGCAGTGGAGAATTCAGGATCAATTTGTCCACTTTCAGTTAGAGTCATTCCGCTAATTGAGGGGTTCATTAATTTCCATACCATGAAATGTTGGGTTATATCTGGACAGCTTGGGTAACCCCAACTGTACCTCAAACCTCCTACCTTTAGCATGAGCTCTTTTTTGATTCTATAATTTACCCAATCTGCCAAAGCTTCAGTCGTTTCTACTGCCAACCCATGAAGGTAATAGGCATCAGTATAACGACCTTGCTTATTCCATTCATCAATTATCTCTGTAACTTTATTCCCCATTGTTACTGACTGAAATGCAACCACATCGTCGGACTCTGAGTCAAAATAATCTGCAAGACACAGATGTGTTAAATTGCTAGACCTTGGGAATTCAAAGGTCAGTTCTGAATCAATCTGGTTATCATCATGATATTTCACTAAGAGGCTATTGTTTCCTACCTTTCTGCATCGAAAGTAAGAGTAGACTGCATGGGGATCAAATAAATTCTCCTCTACAACTTTAATCTTCCATTCTCTAAGTAGCTCTTCATACTCCTCTCTTAGTTCGCTAGATTTTTTTCCCCTTAATCCCCATGACAATACAAAAAGGGATTTCTTGTTCAAGTATTGCCATATTTCTTTGAGCGGTAGATCCTTATTTTCCAGTCTGGTTACAAAATTAAATTTAGGGGGAACAGGTTTGTCTCTTACTGGTTTTACGTTACTTAAAATATTACTTAGATCTTGCGCATTGGAAGCCTCATTATATTTTCTTTCTTTCCAACTTGATAATTTTTCCAACCATTTATTCATGTACTCTTCCTTACTCCCACTCATGAGATTGTTCATAACTTTAAGCCCTTCAAAGGCAGTCTTGCAGTAGAATATTCCAGCTTTGTAAATATTGCCGTCCCCCTTTGCTATCCTATTAATATAATCGCTATTAATTGCAGCACCACCGCACAAGACTGGTATGTTCATCTTATTCTCTCGCAGAAATTCTGAAAAAAGCTGCATTTGTTTTGATGTTGAAACTAATAATGCAGATAATCCCACAGCGTCTGCGTTTACTTCCTTAATCTTATTAACTATACTAGGAATAGGAACTTGTTTCCCCAAATCAAAAACTTCATATCCGTTGTTAACCAATATTGTCTTTACCAAATTTTTTCCTATATCATGTACATCACCATATACCGTACATAGGACGATTTTTCCTTTGCTGATTCCCTCTTGTTTTATGAGGTATTTCTCTAGCTCCAAAACAGCAGCCTTCATGCACTCGGCGGACTTTAAAACGAAGGGCAAAATCAATTCTCCTGCACCAAATTTATCTCCTACTTCTTTCATTGCAGGAAGAAGCACTTCGTTGAGGGTCTCTACTGCTGCCTCATGTAATTTTTCTTTATTACCAGAAAGCGTGGTCCTCTTTGTGTAGTTCTCTAACAATACTTCTGAAATAGAAAAATCATCTTTGGACGCAATTCTCTCCGATATAGATAAAACTACGTCGTTTTCTATTCCGTCTTTTAATCTATTAACTATTCTAAAGTAACATTTTTTACCTGCATCCCAACTTGCATCCATTTCCATCAAATTGTTCTGTTTTTGTGTACCTGTAGATGCTGCTGTTCCTGTACTATTAACAGTATCATTGGAACTAAAATATGTTATTAATTCAGATAATGCGCTACTCTTATTATTAAAAATAAGGTCTTCGCATATTCCTTTCTCTTTCGAGTTGATTTGAGGGTACGGAATGATATCTTTTGGATTAATAATCACACTATCAAGACCACTTTTTATTGCATGATACAAGAAAACTGAGTTAAGATATTTTCTAGCTAGTGGTGGTAATCCAAAGCTTACATTGCTTAATCCCAGCGTTGTCAAAGACTTTGGATATTT
This Candidatus Nitrosocosmicus oleophilus DNA region includes the following protein-coding sequences:
- a CDS encoding dihydropteroate synthase, which translates into the protein MKKIYNEKPKVSSALASLELHQNPRPLIIGERLNSQGSKKAKKMVLENDFDGLIELARYQVEDGAHCLDVCVATTERSDEQDFMQKLVKRLSLEIEAPLVIDSTDSKVIATALKQIPGVPIINSINLEGDGSRFDDITPLMKKYGAPAVSMCIGQKGMAKTSQEKLEVAGILHDKAIDLGLKPWQLIFDVLTFTLATGEEEYIESAAHTLEGIKLVKEKYPKSLTTLGLSNVSFGLPPLARKYLNSVFLYHAIKSGLDSVIINPKDIIPYPQINSKEKGICEDLIFNNKSSALSELITYFSSNDTVNSTGTAASTGTQKQNNLMEMDASWDAGKKCYFRIVNRLKDGIENDVVLSISERIASKDDFSISEVLLENYTKRTTLSGNKEKLHEAAVETLNEVLLPAMKEVGDKFGAGELILPFVLKSAECMKAAVLELEKYLIKQEGISKGKIVLCTVYGDVHDIGKNLVKTILVNNGYEVFDLGKQVPIPSIVNKIKEVNADAVGLSALLVSTSKQMQLFSEFLRENKMNIPVLCGGAAINSDYINRIAKGDGNIYKAGIFYCKTAFEGLKVMNNLMSGSKEEYMNKWLEKLSSWKERKYNEASNAQDLSNILSNVKPVRDKPVPPKFNFVTRLENKDLPLKEIWQYLNKKSLFVLSWGLRGKKSSELREEYEELLREWKIKVVEENLFDPHAVYSYFRCRKVGNNSLLVKYHDDNQIDSELTFEFPRSSNLTHLCLADYFDSESDDVVAFQSVTMGNKVTEIIDEWNKQGRYTDAYYLHGLAVETTEALADWVNYRIKKELMLKVGGLRYSWGYPSCPDITQHFMVWKLMNPSISGMTLTESGQIDPEFSTAAIVVHNPVAQYFTL